From Nicotiana tabacum cultivar K326 chromosome 15, ASM71507v2, whole genome shotgun sequence, the proteins below share one genomic window:
- the LOC107799463 gene encoding putative inositol transporter 2, translating into MEGGVGHGTDATAFKDCLALSYKNPYVLRLAFSAGIGGLLFGYDTGVISGALLYIRDDFKDVDRNTVLQESIVSMAVAGAIIGAAIGGWLNDKFGRRTAILIADFLFFVGAVIMASAVNSALLIVGRIFVGLGVGMASMTAPLYISEASPAKIRGALVSTNGFLITGGQFLSYLINLAFTKAPGTWRWMLGVAGLPALLQFILMLLLPESPRWLYRKGRQEEAKAILRKIYSAEQVEVEIQALKESVDKEIEENKASEGINLFKLCQTKTVRRGLIAGVGLQIFQQFVGINTVMYYSPTIIQLAGIASNQTALLLSLVTAGLNAFGSIISIYFIDRTGRKKLLVISLIGVMISLGFLSAVFYEATSTSPAVSMAETSHFAATFTCPAYHNAASATSWDCTRCLKASPDCGFCASPQNKLLPGACLISNDTIKDACHDQDRLWYTRGCPSKYGWLALLGLALYIIFFSPGMGTVPWIVNSEIYPLRFRGICGGIAATANWISNLIVAQSFLSLTHAIGTSWTFLVFGVLSVVALVFVLICVPETKGLPIEEIEKILERRGLHLMFWKKRANEKNGGEVDAKKEGGGDV; encoded by the exons ATGGAAGGAGGAGTGGGTCATGGAACTGATGCAACAGCTTTCAAAGATTGTTTAGCTCTTTCATACAAAAATCCTTATGTTCTTCGCCTTGCTTTCTCTGCTGGAATTGGTGGCCTTCTCTTTGGCTATGATACAG GAGTGATCTCAGGAGCTCTGCTTTATATTAGGGATGACTTCAAAGATGTTGATAGGAATACCGTCTTACAG GAATCTATAGTGAGCATGGCTGTGGCTGGAGCAATCATAGGAGCAGCAATTGGTGGATGGTTAAATGACAAATTTGGAAGAAGAACTGCAATACTCATAGCTGATTTCCTCTTCTTTGTTGGAGCTGTGATTATGGCATCAGCAGTGAATTCAGCACTTCTTATTGTTGGTAGAATTTTTGTTGGACTTGGTGTAGGAATGGCATCAATGACTGCTCCTTTGTACATATCAGAGGCTTCTCCTGCTAAAATTAGAGGTGCCCTTGTTAGCACTAATGGATTTCTCATTACTGGTGGCCAATTCTTGTCTTACCTTATTAACCTTGCTTTTACCAAG GCACCAGGGACCTGGAGATGGATGCTTGGAGTAGCAGGATTGCCAGCCCTCCTCCAGTTCATACTTATGCTTCTTCTTCCTGAATCACCTCGTTGGCTTTATCGCAAG GGGAGGCAAGAGGAAGCCAAAGCAATACTAAGGAAGATATATTCAGCTGAGCAAGTTGAAGTGGAAATTCAAGCTCTTAAAGAATCAGTAgacaaagaaatagaagaaaacaaagcatCTGAGGGTATCAATCTCTTCAAACTATGCCAGACGAAAACAGTTCGTCGGGGACTAATAGCTGGAGTTGGTCTCCAGATTTTCCAGCAATTTGTTGGCATAAACACTGTCATGTATTACAGTCCAACTATCATTCAACTAGCTGGAATTGCCTCGAACCAGACAGCTCTCCTTCTATCGCTTGTCACAGCCGGACTAAACGCTTTTGGCTCGATTATTAGTATATATTTCATAGACAGGACAGGGAGGAAGAAACTTCTTGTGATCAGCTTGATTGGTGTTATGATTTCTCTAGGTTTTTTGTCAGCAGTTTTCTATGAGGCTACTTCAACTTCACCAGCAGTTAGTATGGCTGAGACATCTCATTTTGCAGCAACATTTACTTGTCCTGCTTACCATAATGCTGCTTCTGCTACTTCTTGGGATTGTACTAGGTGTCTTAAAGCTTCTCCTGATTGTGGCTTCTGTGCTTCACCTCAAAATAAG TTGCTACCTGGGGCATGTCTCATCTCTAATGATACAATTAAGGATGCTTGTCATGATCAAGATAGGTTATGGTACACAAGAGGATGTCCAAGTAAATATGGATGGCTAGCCCTACTCGGGCTAGCGCTATACATCATATTTTTTTCTCCAGGAATGGGTACCGTTCCATGGATTGTTAACTCGGAGATATACCCTTTAAGATTCAGAGGAATTTGTGGAGGAATAGCTGCAACAGCAAACTGGATTTCAAACCTTATTGTAGCACAATCTTTCTTGTCATTGACACATGCTATTGGAACATCATGGACATTTCTTGTATTTGGAGTTCTCTCTGTTGTAGCCCTAGTTTTTGTCCTGATTTGTGTTCCAGAAACTAAGGGACTTCCAATTGAGGAAATTGAGAAGATTTTGGAGAGAAGAGGTCTACATTTGATGTTTTGGAAGAAAAGGGCTAATGAGAAGAATGGTGGAGAAGTTGATGCAAAGAAAGAAGGGGGAGGAGATgtatga